The Porphyromonas sp. oral taxon 275 DNA window GACGAAGATCTTGCCCTTCTGCTGCATCAGCTGCTTGGCTACCATGTACTGGGCGAAGTTGGTATCCTGGTACTCGTCGATCAGCAGGTAGTCGATGCGCTCCTGCCACTCGCGCAGCACGTCGGGGTACTCGCGGAAGAGGATATTGATCTGCAGCAGTAGGTCATCGAAGTCCATGGCGTTGGCCTGCTTCAGCTCCCGCTGGTAGTGGCTGTAGATCTCCGCCACGCGCGGGATGCTGCTCTTGGCGTCGTAGGTCAGCAGTTCCTTGTAGGAGGGGTAGGCCTCGGCCGTGATCAGGCGGTTCTTGGCCGAGGAGATACGGCTGTGCACCACGTTCGGCTTGTAGACCTTGTCGTCGAGGCCGAGCTGCTTGATGATACCCTTGATGCGGCTGCGGCTGTCACTCGTATTATATATGGAGAAGTCGGGCGTGTAGCCCAGCAGGCTGGCGTGCTGCCGTAGGATACGTAAGAAGACGGAGTGGAAGGTCCCCATACGGATGTGCCGCGCTGCAGCTCCCGCTCGCTGGCTGATACGCTCGCGCATCTCGCGGGCGGCCTTGTTGGTGAAGGTCAGGGCCATCAGCCCCTTGGGGTGGTAGCCCGAGTCGATGAGGTAGAGCAGCTTGTAGACCAGCACGCGCGTCTTGCCGCTGCCGGCGCCCGCGATCACCAGCGCAGGGCCATCGTTGTAGGTCACAGCGGCACGCTGGGCATCGTTGAGTTCGCTGAGGTAGGGGAAGTCGAAGGGGGCTGCGCCTTGCATAGGGGAGCTTGCTTAGGTCTATAGGGGAGATGAGAGTAAGGGAGCGGGGCTGAGGCGGTAGGGCCTCAGCCCCGCTCCTCTGAGGCCACAAAGATACGGAATTACCCGCGGGGCTCCGTGCGCTAGGGCTCGCGCTCGCGCTCCTTCATATCCACGTAGTGCCGCTTGTGGTAGGGCCCGTAGGGGAGCTCACCGATGCCGAAGTCCTGCACTCGGTCGATCGCGTGCCGTGGCGACCTGAAGAGGCTCGTCAGCGCATTGAAGAAGAACTGGAAGATGTGCGTGCCGACGGATTCGTCGCGGAAGTCCACCACGCTATCGTCGATCACTCCGCTGACGCGGCGATTGATGAGGGTCTCGCCCGATCGGAGCGAACGCAGCTCGTAGCCGATGTTGATTCGTGTCTCCCCCTGACCCCTATTCTGCTGCCAGTCGAGGATGGTCGTGTAGAGGGCGGCATCGGCGCCGAAGAGCTCCACGAGGTAGTGGGGCTCCATCGTGCGATAGAACTCCAGTCCGCCTGCCCCGACAAGCGCCGAGACCACGCGCGGGCTGATGACGTAGTAGCCCTGCTCGCTCAGAGCGCGTACACTGGCTTGCAGCAGGGGCTGGTCCAGCTGGGCTCCTCCGCCCTTGTTGACTACAGGCATCAGGAGGATGGTGCGGGGGCGCTCGGCGTAGAGCTTGCTGTAGTTGTCCATGCGGCTGCGCTGCACGTGGGTGTTATTCTGTATGCTGCAGCTGCTGAGGGCGAGGAGGGCGCCGAGGGCTAGGCTAAGGGCGTGGAGCTTCATCCTTCTGTAGACGCTTGATGAGACGTGTGATCATAGGGCTGCTCTCGGGGTAGAGCTCCATCTCCTGGCGGAGGTAGTGGAGGGCCTCCTCCCGGCGCTCGAGCTGCCAGAGGAAGAGCCCGTACTCGGCGCAGCGTCCAGGGGCGGGGCGGCGTAGCTGGCCACCAGGCTGCTGTATGGCCTTGAGGTAGAGCTGCTCCAGGGTTTTTGCGCGGCTAGGGGTGAGCTTCTTGGGCTGCAGGTCGACCAGTGTGTCGTACTGCTTCCACGAGTAGAGCATGCGGCGGCCGCAGCTGGAGGCGCTGAGCGTCAGCACGAGGGCGGCCAGGGCGCAGCCTAGGGGGAGGGTCCTCATATGATAGGTATATACGTGTCCTTGGGGGAGCGGGGGCGGGCACCCGCCCTGCTCAAGGCGCAAAGATATAGGGAATTGCGCACGCGCGCAAGGGGGGGCTTGTCCATTGTCTTGTTCTTGTTTGTGCCTTGCGGATAGGGAATTGCGCACGCGCGCAAGGGGGGGGCGCTGAGGGGCTTCCCACAGAGGGGTGAGGCCTCCACGCCCTCCTGCCGTCCTCCTCTGCCTTATCCTTGAGCCACTTTGAGGGATATCCCTCAGCGCGCCCACTGCCGTCCCTCAGCTCCCTGACTGCCGTCCCTCAGCGGGCTGACCGATATCCCTTAGGAGACCTCGGGGCTAGGACGGCTGTCCGCTCAGCTCCTTAGCCCCGCCTGCGCGGCCTAGGTGGGTGAGGCGTGACGAAGGGCCTTGAGGACGGTTTGCCGGGAATTCTCGACCTTTGTACCCAAGGAGGGGACGGCGCTCCCCTCAGCACACCATCACCTGTCGTTCATTATGAAGCATCTCTTTATGACCCTTGTCTCCACCTTCGGGCTTCTCTCCAGCGCGGCTGGCGATGAGGCCATCCCCCTGCTCGCACCTA harbors:
- a CDS encoding GNA1162 family protein, with protein sequence MKLHALSLALGALLALSSCSIQNNTHVQRSRMDNYSKLYAERPRTILLMPVVNKGGGAQLDQPLLQASVRALSEQGYYVISPRVVSALVGAGGLEFYRTMEPHYLVELFGADAALYTTILDWQQNRGQGETRINIGYELRSLRSGETLINRRVSGVIDDSVVDFRDESVGTHIFQFFFNALTSLFRSPRHAIDRVQDFGIGELPYGPYHKRHYVDMKEREREP
- a CDS encoding DUF4810 domain-containing protein; the encoded protein is MRTLPLGCALAALVLTLSASSCGRRMLYSWKQYDTLVDLQPKKLTPSRAKTLEQLYLKAIQQPGGQLRRPAPGRCAEYGLFLWQLERREEALHYLRQEMELYPESSPMITRLIKRLQKDEAPRP